A window of Amycolatopsis australiensis contains these coding sequences:
- a CDS encoding MBL fold metallo-hydrolase gives MTAPLTVTRIGHACQLIELGELRVLTDPWFTQTATYYPGEPVAARAGELGRIDALVVSHEHYDHCDLDALVTAGFDLDTPLVGPGTVTAIARDKGFRDVRTVEAWQATTVGDLTVTATPGQHGVHEVTFVIQAAGRTVFFGGDSLRVPELDTIPERFGHVDLAILPTNGLCVRPMNLRQVVMNAAEAAGLTAALRPTLAVPHHYAFHSGRLGDRMITKADRDPRHYADAVARLAPDVEVRMVLPGTPVTVGRAAADSCGSSCLDAAREVRRLPVLPTSRSMRSAETAAR, from the coding sequence ATGACCGCTCCGCTCACCGTGACCCGGATCGGTCACGCCTGCCAGCTGATCGAGCTCGGCGAACTCCGCGTTCTCACCGACCCGTGGTTCACCCAGACCGCGACGTACTACCCCGGCGAGCCCGTCGCCGCCCGCGCCGGCGAACTCGGCCGCATCGACGCCCTGGTGGTCAGCCACGAGCACTACGACCACTGCGACCTCGACGCCCTCGTCACCGCCGGATTCGATCTCGACACCCCGCTGGTCGGCCCCGGCACCGTCACGGCCATCGCGCGGGACAAGGGATTCCGCGACGTCCGCACCGTCGAAGCCTGGCAAGCCACCACCGTCGGCGACCTGACGGTGACCGCGACCCCCGGCCAACACGGCGTGCACGAAGTCACGTTCGTCATCCAGGCGGCCGGACGCACCGTCTTCTTCGGCGGCGACTCGTTGCGCGTCCCCGAACTCGACACCATCCCGGAGCGGTTCGGCCACGTCGACCTCGCCATCCTGCCGACCAACGGCCTGTGCGTCCGGCCGATGAACCTGCGGCAGGTCGTGATGAACGCGGCGGAAGCGGCCGGGCTGACCGCGGCACTCCGGCCGACCCTGGCCGTGCCGCACCACTACGCCTTCCACAGCGGCCGGCTCGGCGACCGGATGATCACCAAGGCCGACCGCGACCCGCGCCACTACGCCGACGCGGTCGCGCGCCTCGCCCCGGACGTCGAAGTCCGGATGGTGCTGCCGGGAACCCCGGTGACCGTCGGACGAGCCGCCGCGGATTCATGCGGGTCCAGCTGCCTCGACGCCGCCCGTGAAGTACGCCGGCTTCCCGTGCTGCCGACGAGCCGGTCGATGAGGTCGGCGGAGACGGCGGCGCGCTGA
- a CDS encoding MarR family winged helix-turn-helix transcriptional regulator, with product MSYRPADVALAVKRLQYRHHRALTRALAPLGISLVQWDTLRHLHRRPDASLHDLAVLTFQTDQSFGSLAARMVDRGLIERVPGPGRAVRHRLTAEGERLRAAGQDAVDAVVTSSFGALSAAQLDQLGALLDAALGPDPTA from the coding sequence ATGAGCTACCGCCCCGCCGATGTCGCGCTCGCCGTGAAGCGCCTGCAGTACCGTCATCACCGGGCGCTGACCCGGGCGCTGGCGCCGCTGGGGATCTCCCTGGTGCAGTGGGACACCCTGCGTCACCTGCACCGGCGGCCGGACGCTTCGCTGCACGACCTGGCTGTGCTGACGTTCCAGACCGACCAGTCCTTCGGCTCGCTGGCCGCGCGGATGGTCGACCGCGGCCTGATCGAGCGGGTCCCCGGACCGGGACGGGCCGTGCGGCACCGGCTCACGGCGGAAGGCGAACGCCTGCGCGCTGCCGGTCAGGACGCCGTGGACGCCGTCGTCACCTCGTCGTTCGGCGCCCTGTCGGCGGCCCAGCTCGACCAGCTGGGTGCGTTGCTGGACGCGGCTCTGGGCCCGGACCCGACGGCCTAG
- a CDS encoding alpha/beta fold hydrolase — protein MSTPSTAGTLRPPNTCTHRVGTDDRIEITVRDSDRTRPFLLLHGGGGVATMAGFADLLAERTHSRVLLPTHPGFGGTPKAAGLTGVTELARAYVSLLDRFDLTDVTVLGNSFGGWLAAEIALQHSPRVSGAVIVDGIGIDVPGHPLTDVSVLARTELLAHSYHDPSKAPTPPGAGGTGPSPDVQALIGYTGPAMADATLAGRLADVDIPVHVLWGESDRIAGPEYGKAYAAAIPGSKFTLLPRTGHLPQLETPEELLGALLDLGR, from the coding sequence ATGAGCACTCCGAGCACGGCCGGCACCCTCCGGCCGCCGAACACCTGCACGCACCGGGTCGGCACCGACGACCGGATCGAGATCACCGTCCGGGACAGCGACCGCACCCGCCCGTTCCTGCTCCTGCACGGCGGAGGCGGCGTTGCCACGATGGCCGGCTTCGCCGACCTGCTCGCCGAACGCACCCACTCCCGGGTCCTCCTGCCCACCCACCCCGGCTTCGGCGGCACTCCGAAAGCCGCCGGACTCACCGGCGTCACCGAACTGGCCCGGGCCTACGTCAGCCTGCTCGACCGGTTCGACCTCACGGACGTGACCGTGCTCGGCAACTCTTTCGGGGGATGGCTGGCCGCGGAGATCGCCCTGCAGCACAGTCCCCGCGTCAGCGGCGCGGTGATCGTCGACGGGATCGGCATCGACGTGCCGGGCCACCCGCTCACCGACGTCAGCGTTCTGGCCCGCACCGAGCTGCTGGCGCACTCCTACCACGACCCCAGCAAGGCCCCCACGCCGCCGGGCGCCGGCGGCACGGGCCCGAGCCCGGACGTCCAGGCCCTGATCGGGTACACCGGGCCGGCCATGGCCGACGCGACGCTGGCCGGACGCCTCGCCGACGTCGACATCCCGGTGCACGTGCTCTGGGGCGAAAGCGACCGGATCGCCGGCCCCGAGTACGGCAAGGCCTACGCCGCCGCCATCCCGGGCTCGAAATTCACGCTGCTGCCCCGCACCGGCCACCTGCCACAACTGGAAACGCCCGAAGAACTCCTCGGTGCCCTGCTCGACCTCGGCCGCTGA